CAGCCGGTCTTTGCGCTCCTGGGCCAGCTCAGGCGGCACCGGATGGGGCAGGTCGGCGGCGGCGGTGCCGTCTTCAGGGGAGAAGGTGAACACGCCCACGTGGTCGAAGCGCTGTTCGGCCACGAATTCCAGCAGGTGCTCGAACTGCTCTTCGGTTTCCCCCGGGAACCCGACGATGAAGGTGGTGCGCAGCACGGCCTCCGGCAGTTGCTCCCGGATGCGCTTCAACAGTCCGCCGGTCACCCCCTCCTGCCAGGGACGGTTCATGGCCCGCAGCACCTCCGGATGGCTGTGCTGCAGGGGCAGATCCAGATACGGCAACACGTTGGGCACCTCCCGGTAGGCCGCCAGCACGTCGCTGGTGAGGCCCGTGGGGTAGGCGTAGTGGACCCGGATCCAGGGGATCTCCACCGCACCGAGCGCCCGCAGCAGCTCCGCCAGCTGGGGCTTGCCGTAGAGGTCGAGGCCGTAGTTGGTGGTGATCTGGCTGATCAGGATCAGTTCCTTCACGCCCTGGGCCGCCAGCTGCTGGGCTTCGGCCAGAATCGATTCGATCGGTCGCGAGCGTTGGTCGCCGCGCAGTTTGGGAATGATGCAGAAGGCGCAGCGGTAGTCGCAGCCTTCGGCCACCTTCAGGTAGGCCACGGCCTCGGAGGTGGTGCGGTAGCGGGGGAGGTGCTCGTCGGCCACGAAGGTGGGCACGGCGCTGACCTGGTTCACCCGCTCGCCCCCCTCGACCCGCTCCAGCACGCTGACGATGTGCTGGTAGTCGCCGGTGCCCACGATCGCCCGGGCCTCCGGCAGTGACTCCAGCAGTTCCTCCTGGAAGTGCTGGGCCAGGCAGCCGGCAATGATCAATTGCTTGCCCTGCTCCGCCAGCTCCACCAGCGTGCGCACCGATTCCTCCCGGGCGTCCTGGATGAAGCTGCAGGTGTTGACCACCACCACAGCGGCGTCGGTTTCGTCGGCGCTGACGCCATAACCGGCTTCCGCCAGCAGGCCGAGCATGTGTTCGGTGTCCACACGGTTCTTCTCGCAGCCCAGGTGGGCGAAGGCCACCGTCGGTTTGCTGGGGGTGGCGGGCTGGCCGGTGGCTGCGGTCATGGCACGGCGGGCTGATCGTTCACCCTATGGGACCAAAGGTGACGAGTTGTGCGATGGCTGCCCCCTGGCGTGCGTTGTTCCCCATGCCCTGCCCGCTGATCGGAGTGGTGCACCTGCAACCCTTGCCGGGCTCTCCGCTCTGGGCGGGGGATCTGGAGGCGGTGCAGGCGGCCGCCCTGGCCGATGCCCGGGCGTATCTCGAAGGCGGGGCCGATGGCCTGATCGTGGAGAACTTTGGCGATGCGCCGTTCTGGGGGGAGCGGGTGCCGCCGGAAACGGTGGCCTCGATGGCCCGGATCGCCACCGCCGTGGTGGGGGCCACACCCTTGCCCGTGGGTCTCAACGTGCTGCGCAACGATGCCCTGGCGGCCCTGGCGATCGCCCAGGCCAGCGGTGCCCGCTTCATCCGCGTGAACGTGCTCACCGGCGCCACCGTCACCGACCAGGGGTTGCTGCAGGGGCCCGCCGCCGAGCTGCTGCGCCGCCGCCGGCTGCTGGGGGCCGAAGGGATTCGGATCCTGGCGGATGTGCTGGTGAAGCACGGCGCCCCCCTGGCCCCGTTGACGATTGAAGAGGCGGTGCGCGACGTGCTGGCCCGAGGCGGGGCCGACGGGGTGATTGTCTCCGGCAGCGGCACGGGCCAGCCCACCTCCCTGGACGACCTGCGGCGTGCCCGAGCGGTCGCCGCCGGTGCCCCGGTGCTGATCGGCAGCGGCGCCAGGGCCGAAACCATGGCGTCCCTGGCGGCCGCCTGCGATGGGGTGATCGCCGGCACCGCCCTCAAGCAGGAGGGCCTGGTCCATCGGCCGGTGGAGGCGGCCCGGGTGGAGGCACTCCGGCTCCTGCTGCCACAATCGCCTTAGCGACGCCGCTTCAGCTTTGACCACCAACCGCCTGAACACCCGTCTGGGCAGCCGCCGCCGCGGCAGTGATCCCGGCCGCCGTTGGGCTCGGGTGGTGATCGCCGTGCTGGCCACGGTCGGCGCGATCGACACCGGTGCGATCACCCTGAAGAAATGGGGGCTCCTCGGGGGCCTGACCTGCGCCAAGGAGGGATTGTTCGGCTGCAATGGCTGCGAACAGGTGCTCTCCAGCGGCTGGGGCACGGTGTTGGGGCAGCCCCTGTCGCTGTTTGGCTTCCTGGCCTACGCCAGTGTGCTGCTGCTGGCGGTGGTGCCCCTGGTGATCAAGGGGGAGGCCAAGGCCAGGCTCACAGACGCCAGTTGGTGGGGCCTGGTTCTGATCAGCACCGGCATGGCGGTGTTCAGCTCGGTGCTGATCGGGGTGATGCTTTTTGCGATCAAGAGTTGCTGTCCGTTCTGCATCCTCTCGGCGGTGCTGAGCCTCTCTCTCCTGGTGCTCAGCCTGGTGGGCGGCGAGTGGGAGGACCGGGGCCAGCTGCTGTTCCGTGGCATCCTCCTGGCGCTGGTGGTGGGCTTGATGTCCCTCGGTTGGGCGGCTTCGGTGAATAAGCCGGCGGTGTTGGCCACCAAGGGGGTGCCGATGGCGGTCGTCCGTCAGAGCACCCCTGAGACCCTGGCTCTGGCAGAGCATCTCAACGCTGGAGGCGCTGTGATGTACTCCGCCTGGTGGTGCCCCCACTGCCATGAGCAGAAGGAGCTGTTCGGCAAGCAGGCCACGGCGAAGCTCAAGATCGTGGAGTGTGCCCCCGATGGTCAGAACAGCCAGCGGGAGCTCTGCGAGCAGAAGAAGATCGAGGGCTTCCCCAGCTGGGAGATCAAGGGCAGCCTCAGCTCCGGGGTCAAGAGCCTCAAGGAACTCGCCAAGCTCAGCGGCTATTCGGGGCCTGTGAGCCCTTGAACGGCGCCCCCAGCGGGGCCGTGGCCATCGGCTCGTCCCGGTGCTGCAGGCTGTGGCGGGCCCAGAACGGCTGGCTCGCCGGTGCATCGAGGCGAAAGTGGCCGCCTCGGCTCTCCTGACGGAAGGCGGCCGCCTCCAACAGCAGCCTCGCCAGCACAAGCTGCTGGCTCAGTTCGTGTTGATCAAGCAGGGTCCTGACGTCCTGGGGTTCCAGCTCCAGCTGCTCGCCTGGATTCAGGCCAGCCACCGAGTGGTGGGAGCCGCCTGCCCAGGCGGGGCCAGCCTGCTCCCCCAGCATTCGCAGGCTCCGCCGCAGCTGCCCCCCGTCCCGTTCCACCCCCGCCACCCGCCAGCAGAGGCTGCGCAGGGCATCAAGACCCAGCTGAGCGCCAGCAGCTGGGCGCAGAACTGAGCTGGCGCTCAGGTGGTGACAGGGTTCCTGGCCTGGGCCCGGGGTCTGGGTCGCCAGCTCGATCCGCCGAAGCTGCCGGGCGAAGACCAGGCATTCCATCAGGGAGTTGCTGGCCAGCCGGTTGGCCCCGTGCACCCCCGTGCAGGCCACCTCACCGACGGCGTAGAGCCCCTTGAGGCTGGTGCTGGCGTCCAGATCGGTGCTCACACCACCCATCCAATAGTGGGCGGCGGGGGCCACGGGGATCGGCTCCCGCAAAGGCTCCAGCCCCAGCTCCCGGCAGCGCCTCAGGATCGTCGGGAACTGGCGTGCCAAGCGGTCTTCCCCCACCGGGCGCAGGTCGAGCCAGACGTGATCCAGCCGCTGGTCCTGCATGCAGCGCACCAGGGCGCGGCTGACCTGATCTCGGGGGGCGAGATCCCCTCCCGCCAGGCGGCCCACGGGGCTGTGGCCGTGGGGGTCCAGCAGCCGGGCTCCCTCGCCCCGCACCGCCTCGGAGATCAAGAAGTGGGGCGCCCCCGGCAGCATCAGAGCGGTGGGGTGAAACTGAACGAACTCCAGATCGCGCAGCACCGCTCCGGCCTGCCAGGCCATCACCACCCCGTCACCGGTGGCCTGGGGGGGGTTGGTGGTGTTGGCGAATAGGTGAGCGCCCCCGCCGCTGGCCAGCACCACCGCCCCGGCCCGTAGCCAGCGCAGCCGCGGGCCTTCGAGGACCTGCAATCCCTGGCAACGACCGCCCTCGACCCAGAGCGAAAGCGCCGCCACCCCCTTGCGCTGCACCAGGCCCGGCCGTCTGAGCACCTCGCGCTCGAGGGCATCCACCAGCGCCCCTCCGGTGCGGTCCTGGGCGTGGAGCACGCGCCGGTGGCTGTGGGCGGCCTCCAAGGTGGTGCTCAGGTGTTCGCCGTCACGGTCGAAATCCATCCCGAGTTGCAGCAGCCGCTCGACGCAGGCGGGGGCCTCGCGCACCAGAAGAGCGACGGCCTCGGGATCGCACAGGCCGCCACCGGCCCGCAGGGTGTCCTCCTGGTGGCTGGCGAAACTGTCCTCGGGCCTGGTCACCGCGGCGATGCCCCCCTGGGCCCAGCGGCTGGCGGATCGAGGGGCGGCGTCCTTGCTCAGGAGCAGCACCCGCAAGTCCGCCGGCAACTCCAGGCAGGCCATCAGACCGGCGGCGCCGCCGCCGATCACCACCACATCCCAGCTGGTCGAGAGCGGCGAACTGGAAGCCTGCTCAGCCATGGTCGCCACGAAAAAAGCCGCCGGGAGCAAGGCCCGACGGCTTGATGAGGGAGCCAGAAGAACGCTGGATCAGCGGTAGACACCGTCGTTGATCCGATCAAAACCTTCGTTCAAGGCGATCGAGGGGGGAGTGACCGTGAAGTTGGCCTTGTATTTCTCGAACAGCTCCTTCTGACGGGACGTCAGTTCCAGCTTGAGCACGTCGTCCACGTTGTCGTAGGGCCCGCCCAGCACGATCTTGCCGGCCAGGGTGGGATAAAGGCCAGGGAACTGCTGGAAGGCGCGCACCGAGGAGTTGTTGAGATCAACCTTGTCGCCCCGTTCGGCCATCTTGTCGTCGGCGATGTTGCGCAGCTCCGCCGCCTGGGCGGCGGGAGGAAGCAGGAGGGTGAGCAGCAGGCTGGCCATCACCACGCCACTCATGAGCCACGACAGCAGGCGTTTCATCGCAAAAACTCCGATCCAAACAGCGAGCAATGTGGCCGCAAAGCAACCATCAAACCAACGCTACAGGTGCGCTGCATGGGACCAGCCCAGGGGCGGAAGGCTTTTGCAGAACTTCAATCGGGCGGCTCCCCTGGAGCGCGGTGCGACGGCGATCAGACCAGGCCGCTGAGCTTCGGGGCCAGCAAGGCAGCCCCGAGAAACAGGCCATCCACGGCCACGGTGGTGGCCAGGGCGGCTGCAGCGATGTGCCAGGCCCTGTCCCGATGACCCCGCCAGGCCCAGTGGCAGCCTGCGCCGAGGGCGGCGGCCACGCCCAGCACCAGCAGCAGGCAGGGCGGTTGAAGCACGACCTGGGCGGCCGTTTGCAACAGCAACGCCGCCTGGTCGGGGGGAGCCTGGACCACCGCGGGCCAGAGACGGATCACGCCGATGAGGGCCATCACGGCATCGGTGCAGGCGGTGCCCAGCAGCGAAGCGAGATAGAAACTGCAGGCCATGCGCCAACGACCGCCCAGACCGGTGAGAGCCAGGGGCAGGGCGAAGGCCTCGATCGGCAGGTGCCAGAGGGGATGCTCCCGGCACCAGCCCCAGAACAGGCACCCCGCCAGCCAGCTGCCGCTAAAGCCCACCAGCAAGGGGCCCGAGGTTTTCCAGGTCCCCCGTCCGAAGCGTTCCAGGCCCAGGCCGAGCAGCAGCAGCGGCAGGGTGAACAGGGCCGCGCTGAAGGGTTGAAGACGCACCCAGGGTGCCTGCAGAAACACCGGCAGCAGCACCAGAAGTGCTGCCAGCATGGGCAGGGAGTCGCGCTGACTAGAGAGTCGGACCGCCCTTGTTTGCGGGGCCGGAGGGGCCAGTGTGCGAGTGGACAAGGCCTCGGGCCGCTGTCGGGAGGGGGGAGGAGCCAGGGTCCCGAACACCAGGAACATGAAGAAAGGTGTTCAACCTTAAGGGAGTCCCTGGCTCTGCCATCAGCGCCCGTCGCCATAGGGTCGGATCAACCACACGCTTCTCCGGTGCCGATTTCCGCCCTTACGCCAGCTCCCATGCTTGACCTGGCAACGGCCTGCTGGCATTTCCTGGTGCTTGGGGTGGTGCAGGGGCTGACCGAGTTCCTGCCGATCAGCAGCACGGCCCACCTCAAGGTGGTGCCTGTGCTGCTGGGTTGGGGCGATCCCGGGGTGGCCGTCACCGCTGTGATCCAGCTGGGCAGCATCGTCGCTGTGATCGCCTATTTCTGGCGTGATCTGGCTCTGGTGCTGGCGGGGGTGGCCAAGGCCTTCCGGGAGGGCAGTTGGGGTTCCACCGAAGCCCGGCTGGGTCTGGCGATCGCCATCGGCACCCTGCCGATCCTCGTGGCGGCGGCGGTGATCAAGAAACTGGTGCCCGATTTCGACCACTCGCCCCTGCGCAGCATCAGCTCGATCGCCATCGCCTCGATCGTGATGGCCCTGTTGCTGGCGCTGGCGGAGCGCTTTGGCCAGCGCCTCAAGCAGATCTCCCAGGTGCGCGGTCTCGATGGCCTGCTGGTGGGGCTGGCCCAGGCCCTGGCCTTGATTCCCGGTGTCTCCCGCTCCGGCAGCACGCTCACCGCCTCCCTCTTCGATGGCTGGCGCCGGGAGGATGCGGCCCGTTTCTCCTTTCTGCTGGGCATTCCTGCCATCACCCTGGCGGGGCTGGTGGAGCTCAAATCTGCCTTCAGCGTGCCGATCGCCGGCGGGGCGCTGCCGTTGTTGATCGGTGTGGTCTCCGCTGGCCTGGTTTCCTGGTGGGCGATCGCCTGGCTGCTCAAGTACCTGCAGAAGCACAGCACCTGGATCTTCGTGGGATACCGCCTGGTGTTCGGGCTGCTGCTGCTGGTCTGGACATCCCAGGTCGCGGCGGTCCCAAACTGAACCCCATCGCCCCAGCTCCGCCCCGTGTGGATTGAACCCTCCGCCGGAGTCGCCCTCGCCGCCGGCCAAGACCAACGGCTCCCCGCCCCTGCGGTGGTGGCCTCGGTGGAGCCGGGCTCCATCGGAGAGGAGCTGGGCTTTGAGCCCGGGGACCGACTGCTCAGCATCAATGGGAGCCGGCCGCGCGACCTGATCGATTACCAGGTGCTCAGTGCCGCCGAGGAACTGACCCTGGAGGTGGAGGATCCCAGCGGTGAACGGCACCTGCTCGAGATCGAGAAGGACCTCGACGACGGTCTCGGCCTGGGATTCACAGAGGCGCTCTTCGATGGCCTGCGCCAGTGCAACAACCACTGCGCCTTCTGCTTCATCGACCAGCAGCCTCCGGGCCAGCGCGCCAGCCTCTACCTCAAGGACGACGATTACCGCCTGAGTTTTCTCTACGGCTCCTACCTGACCCTCACCAACCTCGCCGCCGCCGACTGGCAGCGGATCGAGGAGCAGCGCCTTTCACCCCTGTTCGTCTCGGTCCATGCCACGGATCCCAAGTTGCGACAGCAGCTCCTGGTGAACCCCCGGGCGGGCCTGTTGATGGAGCAGTTGGGCTGGTTCGCCGAGCGCCGGCTGCAGATCCACGCCCAGGTGGTGGTCTGTCCGGGCCGGAACGACGGTGCGGCCCTGGAGCGCACCCTGCGGGATCTGGCGAGCCTGGCCAGTGGCCAGTGGCCGGCGGTGCTCTCGGCGGCGGTGGTTCCGGTGGGTCTGACGCGCTTTCGCCCCGACGGCGACGGGCTGATTCCCGTGGATCGGGCCTGCGCCCGGCGGGTGATCGAGTTGGTGGAGGCCCTGCAGCGAGAGTTTGAACCCCAGCTCCAGAGCCGCTTCACCTGGCTTTCCGATGAGTGGTACCTAATCGCCGGGCGCCCGTTGCCACCGCGCAGCAGTTACGAAGATTTGCCGCAACAGGAGAACGGCGTGGGGAGCATCCGAGCCTTTCTGGAGGCCCTGGATCATGCGACGCGGGAGTTGCCCGCCGCCCTGGAGCGGCCCCGTCGGTTGAGCTGGGTGGTGGGCCAACTGGTGGCCGAGGCCCTGCAGCCGGTGGTCGATCGGCTCAACCGGGTGGAGGGTCTGGAGCTTCGCCTCTATGGATTGCCGAGTCCCTACTGGGGCCAAGATCAAGTGGTGACAGGCCTTTTGACCGGTTCTGATCTGCTGGCGGGACTGGCCGGAAAGGACTTGGGGGAGGAGTTGCTTCTGCCGTCGGTGATGTTGCGACAGGGACAGCCGGTGTTCCTTGATGATCTAACCCTTGCTGAGATTCAGGAACGTTTGGTGGTGCCCATCAACCTTCTGAAGGGGGCGGATGATCTCGTGGCCGCCTGCCTGGTGTGTTCGCCGCAAACTCATTAAACTCAGCGTGCATATTTTGAAGGTATCTGGTGAGACGCTCGCTGTTGGCAGTTACTGCCTTGACCGGTACCTGTCTTGTCAGTGTGCAGCCGCTCGTTGCCTTCGCTCAGCCCACCAAGGAGCCCCAAGAGCTGTCAGCCGCCCGTGGTGGCGTTGAGATTCCGCCGCTGCCCCAGCTGATTGCCGAGGCCCCGTCTCCAACGGTGATTCCGGTGGTGGGCCAAGCCGCCACGCCAGCCGTTGCACCGGTGGCCGCCCTGGATGCTCCCCCGCCGCTGCTTGATCCCCCGCCCCAGGTGCTGCCCCTGGCTCCCAAAGTCAAGGGCCCCAGGCCCAAGTCCAACCCGGATGTGCTCGCCCCTGCCGCCACCAAGGTGCTTCCTGGGTTGGAGCGTCTCGTTGCCCCGAACTCCCTGGCCCTTCCCACCAAGCCCGAGCAAGTGGTGATCCGGGCGCTGCGGCCCCTGGGCCTGGTGGATGTCGAGAACCTGGTGGAGGTCAACAATTCAGACCTCAAGGCCGTCGCCTCCCAGGTGGACCAGGCCAAATCCAACCTGCGGGCTCAGATTTCCTCCTGGTACCCAAACATCCAGCTCACGGCCCAGAGCTTCCCCCAGCTGTTCAATCAGGAGTCCTACACCAGCCGCCCCAATGGCGGGTCTTTCTTTGCCGATGGCCTCACCCAAACCAAGCTGATCGGGGGGGCCGGCACGGTTGGAATCACCTGGGGTCTGATCAATCCCCAGCGCGTTCCCCAGGTCGCCGCCGCCCGCGACCGCTACGAGAAAGCCAAGAACCAGTACCTCATCGCGCTCCGGGAAAAGAGGCTTGAAGCCGCTCAGCGCTACTTCGACCTTCAGCTCTCCGATGATCAGGTGCGCATCGGCCAGCAGTCCGTGCGGGCCTCACTGGTGAGCCTGCGGGATGCCAGGGCCCGCTATCAGGCCGGCGTAGCCACCAAGCTGGAGGTTCTTGAAGCAGAAACCCAACTGGCCCGCGACCAGCAGCTGCTCAACGGTGGCCTGGCCCAGCAGGCCATCGCCCGCCGGGCCCTGGCGGCCCTGCTCAACCTTCCCCAGAACGTCACCCCCACCGCCAAGGAGCCCCTGCGTGCCCTGGGCGTCTGGACCCCATCCCTCCAGGAGAGCATCGTGGCGGCCTATGCCTTCCGCGAAGAGCTCGATAATGCCCTGCTTGACATCTCCGTGTCCAACAGTGATGCCAACGCTGAAAAGGGCCGCGTGCAGCCGTTCCTGAACATCTTCAACAACTTCGGGTTGTCGCGCAACCGCGGGGTGGTCGACCCCAACGGTTTGAACACGATCAACACCACGAACATGAACGGCTATCAAT
Above is a genomic segment from Cyanobium sp. ATX 6F1 containing:
- the rimO gene encoding 30S ribosomal protein S12 methylthiotransferase RimO — translated: MTAATGQPATPSKPTVAFAHLGCEKNRVDTEHMLGLLAEAGYGVSADETDAAVVVVNTCSFIQDAREESVRTLVELAEQGKQLIIAGCLAQHFQEELLESLPEARAIVGTGDYQHIVSVLERVEGGERVNQVSAVPTFVADEHLPRYRTTSEAVAYLKVAEGCDYRCAFCIIPKLRGDQRSRPIESILAEAQQLAAQGVKELILISQITTNYGLDLYGKPQLAELLRALGAVEIPWIRVHYAYPTGLTSDVLAAYREVPNVLPYLDLPLQHSHPEVLRAMNRPWQEGVTGGLLKRIREQLPEAVLRTTFIVGFPGETEEQFEHLLEFVAEQRFDHVGVFTFSPEDGTAAADLPHPVPPELAQERKDRLMALQQPISAARNAAWVGRIVDVLIEQENPSSGAMLGRCGRFAPDVDGEVQVLPGEGGLCAAPGTMVPVRITGSGPYDLQGVVVGATAMVNEALAAHRGGA
- the psbU gene encoding photosystem II complex extrinsic protein PsbU encodes the protein MKRLLSWLMSGVVMASLLLTLLLPPAAQAAELRNIADDKMAERGDKVDLNNSSVRAFQQFPGLYPTLAGKIVLGGPYDNVDDVLKLELTSRQKELFEKYKANFTVTPPSIALNEGFDRINDGVYR
- the nadB gene encoding L-aspartate oxidase yields the protein MAEQASSSPLSTSWDVVVIGGGAAGLMACLELPADLRVLLLSKDAAPRSASRWAQGGIAAVTRPEDSFASHQEDTLRAGGGLCDPEAVALLVREAPACVERLLQLGMDFDRDGEHLSTTLEAAHSHRRVLHAQDRTGGALVDALEREVLRRPGLVQRKGVAALSLWVEGGRCQGLQVLEGPRLRWLRAGAVVLASGGGAHLFANTTNPPQATGDGVVMAWQAGAVLRDLEFVQFHPTALMLPGAPHFLISEAVRGEGARLLDPHGHSPVGRLAGGDLAPRDQVSRALVRCMQDQRLDHVWLDLRPVGEDRLARQFPTILRRCRELGLEPLREPIPVAPAAHYWMGGVSTDLDASTSLKGLYAVGEVACTGVHGANRLASNSLMECLVFARQLRRIELATQTPGPGQEPCHHLSASSVLRPAAGAQLGLDALRSLCWRVAGVERDGGQLRRSLRMLGEQAGPAWAGGSHHSVAGLNPGEQLELEPQDVRTLLDQHELSQQLVLARLLLEAAAFRQESRGGHFRLDAPASQPFWARHSLQHRDEPMATAPLGAPFKGSQAPNSR
- a CDS encoding DUF3120 domain-containing protein, with amino-acid sequence MLAALLVLLPVFLQAPWVRLQPFSAALFTLPLLLLGLGLERFGRGTWKTSGPLLVGFSGSWLAGCLFWGWCREHPLWHLPIEAFALPLALTGLGGRWRMACSFYLASLLGTACTDAVMALIGVIRLWPAVVQAPPDQAALLLQTAAQVVLQPPCLLLVLGVAAALGAGCHWAWRGHRDRAWHIAAAALATTVAVDGLFLGAALLAPKLSGLV
- a CDS encoding TolC family protein, whose product is MAALDAPPPLLDPPPQVLPLAPKVKGPRPKSNPDVLAPAATKVLPGLERLVAPNSLALPTKPEQVVIRALRPLGLVDVENLVEVNNSDLKAVASQVDQAKSNLRAQISSWYPNIQLTAQSFPQLFNQESYTSRPNGGSFFADGLTQTKLIGGAGTVGITWGLINPQRVPQVAAARDRYEKAKNQYLIALREKRLEAAQRYFDLQLSDDQVRIGQQSVRASLVSLRDARARYQAGVATKLEVLEAETQLARDQQLLNGGLAQQAIARRALAALLNLPQNVTPTAKEPLRALGVWTPSLQESIVAAYAFREELDNALLDISVSNSDANAEKGRVQPFLNIFNNFGLSRNRGVVDPNGLNTINTTNMNGYQYQVNNAVGLNLSWNLFDGGRANAEARRFKQQAEQNTYLFASQRDAIRLQVEDSFYRLLQNNRNIQTTSRQVISARESLRLARLRFQAGVTTQREVVDNQRDLTQAEVAYSSALADYNRQLAEIRRRTGLDQIVTCQPRSLPSTMPDNGVNVPVPPEPLLPACLASFKSAAGGPLGP
- a CDS encoding undecaprenyl-diphosphate phosphatase — translated: MLDLATACWHFLVLGVVQGLTEFLPISSTAHLKVVPVLLGWGDPGVAVTAVIQLGSIVAVIAYFWRDLALVLAGVAKAFREGSWGSTEARLGLAIAIGTLPILVAAAVIKKLVPDFDHSPLRSISSIAIASIVMALLLALAERFGQRLKQISQVRGLDGLLVGLAQALALIPGVSRSGSTLTASLFDGWRREDAARFSFLLGIPAITLAGLVELKSAFSVPIAGGALPLLIGVVSAGLVSWWAIAWLLKYLQKHSTWIFVGYRLVFGLLLLVWTSQVAAVPN
- a CDS encoding TIGR03279 family radical SAM protein — protein: MWIEPSAGVALAAGQDQRLPAPAVVASVEPGSIGEELGFEPGDRLLSINGSRPRDLIDYQVLSAAEELTLEVEDPSGERHLLEIEKDLDDGLGLGFTEALFDGLRQCNNHCAFCFIDQQPPGQRASLYLKDDDYRLSFLYGSYLTLTNLAAADWQRIEEQRLSPLFVSVHATDPKLRQQLLVNPRAGLLMEQLGWFAERRLQIHAQVVVCPGRNDGAALERTLRDLASLASGQWPAVLSAAVVPVGLTRFRPDGDGLIPVDRACARRVIELVEALQREFEPQLQSRFTWLSDEWYLIAGRPLPPRSSYEDLPQQENGVGSIRAFLEALDHATRELPAALERPRRLSWVVGQLVAEALQPVVDRLNRVEGLELRLYGLPSPYWGQDQVVTGLLTGSDLLAGLAGKDLGEELLLPSVMLRQGQPVFLDDLTLAEIQERLVVPINLLKGADDLVAACLVCSPQTH
- a CDS encoding BtpA/SgcQ family protein, coding for MPCPLIGVVHLQPLPGSPLWAGDLEAVQAAALADARAYLEGGADGLIVENFGDAPFWGERVPPETVASMARIATAVVGATPLPVGLNVLRNDALAALAIAQASGARFIRVNVLTGATVTDQGLLQGPAAELLRRRRLLGAEGIRILADVLVKHGAPLAPLTIEEAVRDVLARGGADGVIVSGSGTGQPTSLDDLRRARAVAAGAPVLIGSGARAETMASLAAACDGVIAGTALKQEGLVHRPVEAARVEALRLLLPQSP
- a CDS encoding vitamin K epoxide reductase family protein: MTTNRLNTRLGSRRRGSDPGRRWARVVIAVLATVGAIDTGAITLKKWGLLGGLTCAKEGLFGCNGCEQVLSSGWGTVLGQPLSLFGFLAYASVLLLAVVPLVIKGEAKARLTDASWWGLVLISTGMAVFSSVLIGVMLFAIKSCCPFCILSAVLSLSLLVLSLVGGEWEDRGQLLFRGILLALVVGLMSLGWAASVNKPAVLATKGVPMAVVRQSTPETLALAEHLNAGGAVMYSAWWCPHCHEQKELFGKQATAKLKIVECAPDGQNSQRELCEQKKIEGFPSWEIKGSLSSGVKSLKELAKLSGYSGPVSP